Within the Oceanimonas doudoroffii genome, the region GGTCTGGTTTTCGTTCTGAATCTTCACCCCTTCCTTGGCTTCCACCGCCTGGTGCAGGCCTTCGGACCAGCGTCGACCCGCCATGGTACGGCCGGTGTGCTCATCGACGATCACCACCTCGTCGTTCTGCACGATGTAGTCGACGTTGCGCTCAAACAGGGTGTGGGCCCGCAGGCCGGCGTTGACGTGGGCCAGCAGGGTAATATTGCCGGCGGAGAACAGCGAGTCGTCCTCCTGCAGCAGGCCCATGCGCTTGAGCTCGTCTTCCACGAAGATCTGGCCGTTTTCGGTCAGCAGCGCCTGTTTGTTCTTTTCGTCCACGGTGTAGTGACCGTCGCCGGTGTATTCCTCGGTATCTTCCTTGTCCTGCTTCACCAGCTTGGGGATCAGGGTGTTGATGCGCATATACAGCTCGGAGCTGTCTTCTGCCGGCCCCGAGATGATCAGCGGGGTACGGGCTTCGTCGATCAGCACCGAGTCCACCTCGTCCACCAGGGCGTAGTTGAGCGGCCGCTGCACCCGCTGCTGGGGCGAAAACGCCATGTTGTCGCGCAGGTAGTCGAAACCGAATTCATTGTTGGTGCCGTAGGTAATGTCGCAGGCGTAGGCGGCCTGTTTTTCCTGATGGCTCATGCCGGGCAGGTTGCAGCCCACGGTCAGGCCCAGGAATTCAAACAGCGGCCGGTTGCCTTCGGCGTCCCGCCGGGCCAGGTAGTCGTTCACCGTCACCACGTGCACGCCCCGGCCGCTGAGGGCGTTCAGGTACACCGGCAGGGTACCGGTCAGGGTCTTGCCCTCACCGGTCTTCATTTCGGCAATCTGGTTGTTGTTGAGCACCATGCCACCGATCATCTGCACGTCAAAGTGGCGCATGCCAAACACTCGCTTGGACGCCTCGCGCACCACCGCAAAGGCTTCGGGCAAAATCTGCTCCAGGCTTTCGCCCTGCTCCAGGCGGGCACGGAATTCCACCGTTTTGCCCTGGAGCTCGGCGTCCGACAGGGCCTCGAACTTCGGCTCCATGGCGTTGATTTCGTTTACTACCTTGCGCAGTCGCTTGAGGGTTCGGTCGTTGCGGCTGCCAATGATGCGAGTGAAAAGTCTGGTAATCATGCTTGGCCAATAGTGATGTTGAAAAAAGACGCCCCGCGCGCCGGCGAGGCCATAACGATAACATGGGCGGAAAGCACATGACGCCTTCCTGCCGGCCCCGGACTTTGGGCGGTTGAGTATGTCAATGTAACCCGACAAGGCGTCAGGTAAAAGGGCTGGTCGCCGTGAACGCATGGCTCTTCGGGCCCGCGCTTTCGAATCCAGGTTCACCGAAGCATGCTCGAAACGGAATTGATATGGTGTTGAAAGTGCCGGGATTCAAGGGTGTGGGTGCCAAAAGCGACACAATCAGGCTTTGGGTGCGGAGAAAACCGACGCGCCTGACACAAAAACAACACGGGCCCGTTACCGGGCCCGTGAGCAAGGTGCACACCGGCGCGGAGAGATGCCGGCGTGCAAGCCAGGTTTATCAGGCGGGCTGAAAAGCGGTGTCGTAGTAACGAATGGGCGACTCGGCGCGCTCGTCGCCAAAGGTGACCATTTCCCAGGCTTCGGTCTGGGCCAGCAGCGCCCGCAACAGGTTGTTGTTCAGGGCGTGACCGGTCTTGTAGGCCCGGAACTCGCCCAGAATGCTGTGGTTGCACATGTACAGGTCGCCGATGGCGTCCAGCATCTTGTGCTTCACAAACTCGTTGGGGTAACGCAGGCCGTCGTCGTTGAGCACCTTGTAGTCATCCAGTACCACGGCGTTTTCCAGGCTGCCGCCCAAGGCCAGGTTCTGGGAATGCAGGTACTCGATGTCACGCATAAAGCCAAAGGTTCTGGCCCGGCTCAGTTCCTTCACAAAGGAAGCGCCGGAGAAATCCAGCACCAGGTGCTGGCTCTGGCCTTCAAACACCGGGTGTTTGAAGTCGATGGTCAGATCCATTCGAAAGCCCTTGTTGAAGGGACGCAGTTCGGCCCACTTGTCGCCGTCCTCTACCCGCACCGGCTGCTTGATACGAATAAACCGCTTGAGCGCGTTTAGTTCGTGAATGCCGCCGGACTGCAGCAGGTAAATAAAAGGATGGGAACTGCCGTCCATCACCGGCACCTCGGGCGCATCCACCTCGATATAGAGGTTGTCGATGCCGAGACCCGCCAGGGCGGCAGACAGGTGCTCAATGGTGGACACCCGCACACCGGCGTCGTTGACCAGCGCGGTGCACAGCATGGTGTCCTTCACCAGATCGGCGTCGGCCCGAATCTCAACCTGCGGCTCCAGATCGGTACGACGAAACACAATACCTGTGTTGGCCGGCGCGGGTACAAAGCGCATCTGCACCTTGTGACCGGAATGCAGGCCGATTCCGGTGGCCTGCACGGTATTTTTCAGAGTTCGTTGTCTAATCATGGAATTGTCCGTCAGTCAGATAGCACGATTCGAACCATATTAAAATGGCCATACATCCTAACACAGCTTTGCCCGCCGGCGCCAATGAGGCGCTTTTTCAACCAGGCTCAGTCGGCTTGCTTGCGCAGGAAGGCCGGAATATCCAGGTAGTCCAGATCGGTCTTGACCTGAGTATTGTCGGCGTTCACCGCCAGCTTGCCGGACTGCTCCTCGTGGCCCAGATCGGGGCGACGGGGGCTGCTTTCCTGGCTGTTGCCGGATTTCACCAGGGTGATGTCGGGCTTGCGCTCGGCACCGATACCGGTGGCCACCACGGTTACCCGCAGCTCGTCGGTGATTTCCGGATCCAGTACGGTACCCACCACCACGGTGGCGTTCTCGGAGGCAAAGGCCTTGACCGCGTTGCCCACGGTTTCGAACTCCTCGATGCTCATGTCGAGACCGGCGGTGATGTTGACCAGAATGCCACGGGCACCGGCCAGATCCACGTCTTCCAGCAGCGGGCTGGAGATGGCCTTCTCGGCGGCTTCCTCGGCCCGGTCTTCACCGGTGGCGTGGCCGGTACCCATCATGGCGGTACCCATTTCCCGCATCACGGTGCGAACGTCGGCGAAGTCGACGTTAATCAGACCCGGGCGGGTGATCAGTTCGGCAATGCCCTGTACCGCGCCCAGCAGCACGTTGTTGGCGGCCTTGAAGGCGTCCAGCAGGGAAATGCCCCGGCCCAGCACCTTGAGCAGCTTGTCGTTGGGAATGGTGATCAGCGAGTCGACGTGCTTGGCCAGCTCGTTGATGCCCTGCTGGGCGTAGTTCATGCGCTTCTTGCCTTCAAAGGCGAATGGCTTGGTCACCACCGCCACGGTCAGAATGCCCAGCTCCTTGGCCACTTCGGCCACCACGGGGGCGGCACCGGTGCCGGTACCACCACCCATGCCGGCGGCGATAAACACCATGTCGGCGCCGTCGAGCAGATCGCGAATGGCATCCTTGTCTTCCAGTGCCGCATCGCGCCCTACTTCCGGATTGGCTCCCGCGCCCAGGCCCTTCGTAATGGCGCTGCCGACCTGCAGGGTGTGATGGGCGCTGGCGTTGCGCAATGCCTGGGCATCGGTGTTGATCGCCAGGAATTCCACGCCTTCCAGGTTTTCACGCACCATGTGCTCCACGGCGTTACCGCCGCCGCCGCCTACACCGACCACTTTAATGACGGCTTCCTGCTCGTGATCATTCATCAGTTCAAACATAGGATTCACCCTCTCTCCGCTTTGGTTCCGGCGTGCTTGTGCCGGACTTAAAATTCGCCACGCAGCCAGTTGCCCACCCGCCGGAACAGGCCGGTGACGCTGGACTTGCCGCTGTATTCCTGCTGAGGCATCGACTGGTGCTCCTTGCCGTATTGCAGCAGCCCCACGGCGGTGGAGTACACCGGTGTCTCAACATAATCCGATAATCCCTTGATACCGCCGGGCTGGCCCACCCGTACCTGGCACTGAAAAATCTGCTCGGCGCATTCCACCAGTCCTTCGATCTGGGCGGCGCCGCCGGTCAGCACCAGGCCGGCGGCCAGCTGATGCTTGACCCCGGCCTTTTTCAGCTCGCCCTGCACCTTGGCCAGCTCCTGGTTGATCATGCCGAGCAGCTCGCTGTAGCGGGGCTCGATCACCTCGGCCAGGGTCTGGCGCTGCAGGCTACGGGCCGGTCGCCCGCCCACGCTTGGCACCTCTATGCTGTCTTCCTTGCTCACCAGGCGACTGAAGGCGCAGCCGTGACGTACCTTGATGGCTTCCGCATCCAGCGGCGGCGTGCCAAAGGCGTAGGCGATGTCACTGGTCACCGTGCTGCCGGCATAGGGAATCACCTTGGTGTGGCGCAGGGCGCCGCCGGTGAACACCGCCATGTCCATGGTGCCGCCGCCGATGTCGACCACACACACGCCCAGCTCCTTCTCGTCCTCGGTCAGCACCGCATAGCTGGACGCCAGGGCGCTGAAAATCAGTTGATCCACCCGCAGGCCAAGGCGTTCCACGCACTTCTCAATATTGCGCGCCATGTCGTTGTGACAGGTAATCAGGTGCACCTTGGCGTGCATGCGCACACCGGACAAGCCAATGGGATTGCGAATCCCCTCCTGAAAATCGATGGAGTACTCCTGGGGAATCACGTGCAACACCCGGTGCTCGTCGGACAACCGCACCGACTTGGCGGTGTGGATGACATTGTCCATGTCTTCCTGGGTCACTTCCTCGTCGGAAATGGGCACCATGCCGGTTTCGTTGCGGCATTCGATGTGCTTGCCCGACAAGCCCAGGTAAACGGAGGTGATCTGGCAGTCGGCCATCATTTCGGCCTCATCCACCGCCCGTTTCAGGGACTTGACCACCGACTCAAGATCGTTCACGCCGCCCTTGTCCATGCCTTTTGCCGCATGGCTGCCGAGGCCGATGATATTGAGATCACCGTCCGGCAGCACTTCGCCCACCAGGGCAGTGACCTTGGCCGTGCCGATATCAAGCCCGACGATCAGATTTCGTTCCGCGCTCTTGGTCATTCTCTGTCTCTTCGTCCTGCTTCCATCCCACTGCCAACCCGGTATCGTAACGCAGGTCGAGATAGGCCACTCGCTCGCGTCCAGCAATGCCCGGATAGACATTCACAAATCGTTGCAGACGGGCTTCAATATCGTCCCGCCCCAGTATCAGCCGCACCCCGTCACTCAGGGTCAGCTCCCAGGAAAAGCGCGGCGTCAGGTGAACGCGGCTGATACGGTACCCCTGCTCACCCAACAACATGCGCAGGCGCTGATATTCTTCCAGCACCCTGGGCGCTTCTTCATCCGGTCCCGACAGGCTCACCAGCTCTAGCTCGCCCCTATCGGCGTGAAACACCTCGCCGTGGCGGTTGACCAGATCCTGCTCGTTCCAGAACGCCGCCACCGGCTGCTCCACTATGTAGACCCGCAGGGTGTCGGGCCACTGCTTGCGTACCGAGGCGCTGTATACCCAGGGCAGTGCCTGCAGCTGCTGCTGCACCCGATCCACCTCCAGGGCAAAAAAGTTGCCCACCTCGGGCAGCGCCAGCACCGATTCGCGCATGTCATCACGGCTCACGAAACGGTGCTCGCCCTGAATAATCAGGCTGTTCACCGGCACCTGATTGGCCGCCGTCGCCCACATCACCAGCTGCCACAGGCCCCACAGCAAGGTGCCCAGTACCAGCAGAAAAAACACCAGGCCGGACAAAAAACCCAGCCGGGTACGGGTGGCCACGACCTCGCTCATTTCAGTCCGCCATTCCCAGCACGCGCACCACCAGCTGATCAAAATCGAGTCCGGCCACTCGAGCCGCCTTGGGCACCAGGCTGGTCTCGGTCATGCCCGGCACCGTATTGACCTCCAGCAGCCACCACTGGCCGCTGCGACCCCGCATCAGATCCACCCGGCCCCAGCCGCTGGCGGCCACGGCGTCAAAGGCCTGAAGGCACAGCTCGCCCAGCGCCTGCTCTTCCGGCTCGCTCAGGCCACAGGGGCAGAGATACTCGGTGTCGCCGGACTGGTACTTGGCCGAATAATCGTAAAAGGTATGGGGCGTGCGCAGGCGAATGGCCGGCAGCGCGCGCTCTCCCAGAATGCTGACGGTATATTCGTCGCCGTCGATAAAGCGCTCCAGCAGCACTTCGTCGTCAAACTCAAAGGCGGCATCAATGGCCGCGCGCAGCTCGGCGGCGCTTTCCGCCCGGGCCATGCCGATGCTGGAACCTTCGTGAGACGGCTTGACGAACACGGGCCCGCCAAAACGCGCCATCAGCGCATCGGCCATGGCGGGCTGAAAGTCCTTACGGCGCACGATGTCAAAGTCGGCGGTGGGCAGCCCCATGGCCCGCCACACCTGCTTGGTGCGAATCTTGTCCATGGCCAGGGCCGCGCCCAGCACTCGGGAGCCGGTATAGGGAATGCCCAGATGTTCCAGGGCGCCCTGCAGGGTGCCGTCTTCACCGCCTCGGCCATGCACCACAATAAAGGCTCGGTCAAAGCCCTCTTCCTTCAGCCGTGCCAGCGGATAGTCTTTGGTGTCAACGCCATGGGCATCGACCCCGGCGCGCTGCAGGCCGGCGAGCACGGCGGCACCGGAGCGCAGTGACACTTCCCGCTCGGCGGAGCGTCCGCCAAAGAGCACAGCAACCTTGCCGAATTGTTCCATCATTGCTCCCCTTGCAGCTTCATCGCCTCGGCCGAGAGTTTCAGGCCGCCCAGTTTGCGCGCCAGGGCGCCCACGTTGCCGGCCCCCTGGGTCAGTACAATGTCACCTTCCTGCATCAGCTCCGCCAGCACGGCCGGCACCTCGTCGGGAGTGGCCACATAGATAGGCTCCTGACCCCGGCTGCGAATGCTGCGGCACAACGCCCGGCTGTCGGCGCCGGGAATGGGTGATTCGCCAGCACTGTACACTTCCAGCAGGATCAGCACATCGCTTTTTGACAGTACGTCGACAAAATCCTCATACAGGTCCCTTGTGCGGGTATAACGGTGAGGCTGGTAGATGGTCACCAGCCGGCGCTCGGGCCAGCCGGCCCGCACCGCATTCTGGGTGGCGCGCACTTCACTCGGGTGATGGCCGTAGTCGTCCACCAGCTTGACCCGGCCACGACCGGTGTCGAACTCGCCATACTGTTGAAAGCGCCGGCCCACCCCCTCGAATTTTTTCAGCGCCGCCAGAATGGCCCCGTCTTCGATGCCGTCTTCACAGGCCACGGCGATGGCCGCCGCCGCGTTTTGGGCATTGTGCCGGCCCGGCAGGTTGAGCTGAACGTCCAGGCAGCTGCCGTCGGGGCGGCACACGCGAAAGGTGCTGTGATCGGCGCTCTGTTGAAAGTCTTCCACCCGGTAATCGGCCTCGGGATTGAAGCCATAGGTGACGAACTGGCGGCCGATGCGCGGCAACAGGCCCCGCACCACGCTGTCGTCGATACACAGCACCGCCAGGCCATAGAAGGGCAGATTGTGCAGAAAGTCGACGAAGGTACCTTCCAGCTTGCTGAAGTCGCCGCCATAGGTGTCCATGTGATCCGCTTCGATATTGGTGACGATCGACACCATGGGCTGCAGGTGCAGGAAGGACGCATCGCTTTCGTCCGCCTCGGCGATCAGGTAACGACTGGAGCCCAGGCGGGCGTTGCAGCCGGCGCTATTGAGCAGGCCACCGATAACAAAGGTGGGATCCAGCTCGGCCTCACCGTAGATGCTGGCCACCAGACTGGTGGTGGTGGTCTTGCCGTGAGTACCGGCCACCGCCACGCCGTGGCGAAAACGCATCAGCTCCGCCAGCATCTCGGCTCGGCGCACCACCGGAATGCGCAGATCCCGTGCCGCCAGCAGCTCGGGGTTGTCGGCCTGAATGGCGGTGGACACCACCACCACGCTGGCCCCGGCCACCTGCTGGGCGTCATGGCCCAGGAAAATGGTGGCGCCCATGGCCTGCAGCCGGTCGGTGACCGGGTTGTAGGCGATGTCGGAGCCGGTAATGGCATAGCCTTCATTGGCGAGCACTTCGGCAATACCGCCCATACCGGCACCGCCAATGCCGATAAAATGAATGCGTCTGACCCGTCTCATCTCCGGAATCATGCTTCTCAGTTTTGCCAGTTCAACCTTGGTCATGCCAGTCTCTCGTTTATGTCGCCAGGCCGCGCAGGCAGTCCGCCACCCGCGCCGCCGCATCGGTAATTGCCAGTTGCCGGGCCCTGCCGGCCATGTCCCGCAGCCGCTCCCGGTTGCCGGCCAGTTGTTCCAGTTGCTGCGCCAGTGCCGCCGGGGTCAGGGCTTGTTGTGGCATCAGCAGGGCCGCGCCTTCGCTCACCAGCGCCTGCGCGTTTTTGGTCTGGTGGTCGTCCACCGCGTGGGGCAGCGGCACGAAAATGGCGCCCAGTCCCGCCGCGGCCACTTCCGACACCGTCAGCGCCCCCGCCCGGCACACCACCAGATCGGCCTCGCCATAGGCGGCGGCCATGTCGGAAATAAAATCACTCACCTCGGCCTTGATTCCGTGCGCCGCATAGGCGGCGCGCACTGCCTCGCCGTTGCCCTTGCCACACTGGTGGCGCACTTGCACCGGGGCACTCACTTGCGCCAGGGCCTCGGGCAGGGTGTCGTTGAGTATCTTCGCGCCCAGGCTGCCGCCCACCACCAGCAGCCGCAGCGGCTGAACCCCGGTGCCGATGCGTTCGGCCGGTGCCGGCAGCGCCACCACGTCCGGACGCACCGGGTTGCCCACCACCTCGCCCTGCTCAAAGGCGCCGGGAAAGGCCATCAGCACACGGCTGGCGATGCGCGCCAGCAACTTGTTGGTCATGCCGGCGGCGGCATTTTGCTCGTGCAGCACCAGCGGAATGCCCGCCAACCTGGCCGCCACGCCCCCCGGGCCGGCGGCAAAACCGCCCATGCCCAGCACCACGTCCGGCCGGGTTTGTTTCAGCACGCTGCGCGCCTGGCGCACGGCGTTGGCTATTTTAAAGGGCGCCGCCAGCAGCCGTTTCACGCCGTTGCCGCGCACCCCGGCGATGTCGATGGTGTGCAGCGGATAGCCGTGCTCCGGCACCAGCCGGGCCTCCATGCGCTCGGCGGTGCCCAGCCAGTGAATGGTCCAGCCTTCGTCCCGCAGCAGGTCGGCCACCGCCAGCCCGGGAAAGACGTGGCCGCCGGTACCGCCGGCCATGACCAGCAGGGTCTTGTTGTTGCTCATAACACCTCCCGCTGTCTGGCCTGCATGTGATCCCGCCGCCATTCAAAATCAATACGCACCAGAATGGCCACCGCCGTGCTCATCACCAGCAGGCTGGAGCCGCCGTAGCTGACCAGCGGCAGGGTCAGGCCTTTGGTGGGCAACAGGCCCGAGGCCGCGCCCACATTCACCACGGTCTGAAAGCTGAACCAGATGCCGATGCCCATGGCCAGATAGCCTTCGTACTGGCGGCCTCCCAGCAGCACCTTCTGGCCGATGCGCAGGGCCTTGAACGCCAGCCAGCACTGCAGCAGCAATACCAGCAGCACCCCGGTAAAGCCCAACTCTTCGCCGAGAATGGCGAATACGAAATCGGTATGGGCCTCGGGCAGGTATTCCAGTTTCTGAATGGAGTTACCCAGGCCTTCACCAAACCAGCCGCCCCGGCCAAAGGCCATCAGCGACTGGGTCAGCTGGTAACCGCTGCCAAAGGGATCGTCCCAGGGATTGAGAAAGGAAGTCACCCGCTTCATGCGGTAGGGCGCCATGGCGATCAGCCCCGCCACCAGTGCCACGCCCAGGGTCACCAGGCTGATAAACTGACCCATGCGGGCGCCGGCGATAAACAGCATGCCGAGGGTGGTGACAAAGAGCACCACCACGGATCCCAGATCCGGCTGCTTGAGCAACAACAACGACATGATGCCCATCACCGCCAGTGGCTTGAGAAATCCCTTCCAGTGGCCGCGTACCTCGTCCTGCTTGCGCACCAAAAAGCCGGCAAGAAAGGTGAACAGCGCCAGCTTGGCGATTTCCGCCGGCTGCACGTTGAACAGTCCCAGCGCCAGCCAGCGCTTACTGCCGTTGATTTCGCGTCCAGCCACCAGTACCAGCATCAACATGATCAGCGCCAGCACCAGAAAACCGGCGTTGAATTGCTGCCAGCGGGCCATGGGCACCTGCAGCACCAGGGTGCTCAGAAACAGGCAGATCAGCAGAAAGCTGCCGTGACGCTTGACGAAATAAAAGGGATCGCTGCCCACCGCGATGCCCTCGGCGATGGAGGCGGACGACACCATGACCAGGCCGATCGCCATCAGCGCCAGGGACAGGATGACCAGCTGACGGTCATAAATATGGCCCTGGGACGGTCGCAGCAGCCAGTCCAGACGGGGTGAAGGCAATAGCGTCATAACGCCTCCACCAGGGCCGCAAAGTGATCACCCCGGGCCGTGTAGCTGGAATACATGTCCAGGCTGGCACAGGCCGGCGCCAGCAACACCCAGTCTCCGGCCTGCGCCTGCTCCGCACACCAGGCCACCGCCTCGGCCATGTCGGCCACGGCGTGCGTATTGTCGGCAAGACGCAGCAATTGCGCTCGATCCTGACCCAGGCAGGCCATGCCGGCGATGCACGAGTGCAGCAGCGGCACCAGCGGGCCAAAGTCCTGGCCCTTGCCCTGACCGCCGGCGATCAGCCACAGCCGACCGCTCATGCCATCGGCGATGCCATCAATGGCGGCCAGGGTGGCGCCCACATTGGTGGCCTTGGAGTCGTTGATCCAGCGCACTCCGCCTTTCTCGGCGATAAACTGACTGCGGTGGGCCAGGCCGCCAAAGCGGCGCAGCACCGCCAGCTGGGCGGCTTGGGCAATGCCGGCTTCGTCCGCCAGGGCCATGGCGGCGAGCGCATTAAGCTGGTTATGGGCGCCCACGATGCGCAGCTCCGGCACCGCCAGCACAGGCTCGCCGTGCACGCTGAGCCAGCGTTCGCCCTGATGGTCGATGCGGCCATAATCCCGTGCGTCGAGGCCAAAACTCACCGCCCGGCGACCCGCCGGAGGCGTGGTCTCACCGTCTTCCCGGTTATACACACAAAGCCCGGCCCCTCGGTAGATGCCGAGCTTGGTGTCCCGGTAATGGGCCAGGGAGTCGTAGCGATCCAGGTGATCCTCGCTGATATTGAGCACGGTGGCGGCCCGCGCCGCCAGGCCGGGGGTGGTTTCCAGCTGGAAACTGGACAGCTCCAGCACCGCCAGCTCCAGCGGCCGGTTCAGCAGTTCCAGCGCCGGCGTACCGATATTGCCCCCCACGCCCACCGCCAGGCCGGCCTCGGCAGCCATCTCGCCCACCAGGGTGGTGACCGTGCTCTTGCCGTTGGAGCCGGTAATGGCGATCACCGGGGCACGGCATGCTCGCAGGAACAACTCGACATCACCGATGATTTCCACCCCGGCCTCGGCGGCGCGACGCAACTCGGGGGTGGCCAGGGGAACACCGGGGCTGACAATGATCAGTTCGGCACTGAGCAGCACCTCGGCGTCGAAGCCGCCGAAGTGGCACTCCAGCCCGGCGGGCAGTTGCTCGGCACCCGGCGGCTGGGCACGAGTGTCCATCACCACGGGGCTCACCCCGAGGCGCGCGCAGTAACGCACACAGGAAAGTCCCGTCTGTCCCAGTCCGATAATCACAGTGCGCGCAGGGATCATGGCGTTATCTCAGCTTCAGGGTGGCCAGGCCGGTCAGCACCAGCATCAGGGTGATGATCCAGAAGCGAACGATCACTCTGGGCTCGGGCCAGCCTTTCAGCTCGTAATGATGATGAATGGGCGCCATGCGGAAAATACGCTGGCCCCGCAGCTTGTAGGATCCCACTTGCAGGATCACCGACAGGGTCTCGATCACGAAGATGCCGCCCATGATCACCAGCAGAAATTCCTGGCGCACCAGCACGGCAATCACCCCCAGGGTAGCGCCCAGCGCCAGGGAGCCCACATCGCCCATAAACACCTGGGCGGGAAAGGTGTTGAACCACAAAAAGCCGAGGCCGGCACCGACGATGGCGGTACATACCACGGTCAGCTCGCCGGCATTGGCTACATAGGGAATGTGCAGGTACTCGGCGAAGTTGACGTTGCCGGTGGCCCAGGCCACCAGGGCAAAGCCCGCCGCCACCATGACGGTGGGCATGATGGCCAGGCCGTCGAGGCCGTCTGTGAGGTTGACCGCATTGCTGGAGCCCACGATCACAAAGTAGCTGAGCACCACGAAGAACAGCCCGAGCTGGGGCATGACGTCCTTGAAAAAGGGCACCACCAGCTGGGTCTGGGCCGGCTCCTGGGCAATCCAGTAGACAAAGCCCGCCGCCGCCAGCGCCGCCGCCGACTGCCAGAAATATTTCCAGCGCGCAATCAGACCATCGGTGTTCTTGCGCACCACCTTGCGGTAGTCATCGACAAAGCCGATGGCACCAAAGGCGCCCAACACAAACAGCACCACCCACACATAGGGATTCGACAGCCGGGCCCACAGCAGCAC harbors:
- the lpxC gene encoding UDP-3-O-acyl-N-acetylglucosamine deacetylase, giving the protein MIRQRTLKNTVQATGIGLHSGHKVQMRFVPAPANTGIVFRRTDLEPQVEIRADADLVKDTMLCTALVNDAGVRVSTIEHLSAALAGLGIDNLYIEVDAPEVPVMDGSSHPFIYLLQSGGIHELNALKRFIRIKQPVRVEDGDKWAELRPFNKGFRMDLTIDFKHPVFEGQSQHLVLDFSGASFVKELSRARTFGFMRDIEYLHSQNLALGGSLENAVVLDDYKVLNDDGLRYPNEFVKHKMLDAIGDLYMCNHSILGEFRAYKTGHALNNNLLRALLAQTEAWEMVTFGDERAESPIRYYDTAFQPA
- the ftsZ gene encoding cell division protein FtsZ — protein: MFELMNDHEQEAVIKVVGVGGGGGNAVEHMVRENLEGVEFLAINTDAQALRNASAHHTLQVGSAITKGLGAGANPEVGRDAALEDKDAIRDLLDGADMVFIAAGMGGGTGTGAAPVVAEVAKELGILTVAVVTKPFAFEGKKRMNYAQQGINELAKHVDSLITIPNDKLLKVLGRGISLLDAFKAANNVLLGAVQGIAELITRPGLINVDFADVRTVMREMGTAMMGTGHATGEDRAEEAAEKAISSPLLEDVDLAGARGILVNITAGLDMSIEEFETVGNAVKAFASENATVVVGTVLDPEITDELRVTVVATGIGAERKPDITLVKSGNSQESSPRRPDLGHEEQSGKLAVNADNTQVKTDLDYLDIPAFLRKQAD
- the ftsA gene encoding cell division protein FtsA, giving the protein MTKSAERNLIVGLDIGTAKVTALVGEVLPDGDLNIIGLGSHAAKGMDKGGVNDLESVVKSLKRAVDEAEMMADCQITSVYLGLSGKHIECRNETGMVPISDEEVTQEDMDNVIHTAKSVRLSDEHRVLHVIPQEYSIDFQEGIRNPIGLSGVRMHAKVHLITCHNDMARNIEKCVERLGLRVDQLIFSALASSYAVLTEDEKELGVCVVDIGGGTMDMAVFTGGALRHTKVIPYAGSTVTSDIAYAFGTPPLDAEAIKVRHGCAFSRLVSKEDSIEVPSVGGRPARSLQRQTLAEVIEPRYSELLGMINQELAKVQGELKKAGVKHQLAAGLVLTGGAAQIEGLVECAEQIFQCQVRVGQPGGIKGLSDYVETPVYSTAVGLLQYGKEHQSMPQQEYSGKSSVTGLFRRVGNWLRGEF
- a CDS encoding cell division protein FtsQ/DivIB, translated to MSEVVATRTRLGFLSGLVFFLLVLGTLLWGLWQLVMWATAANQVPVNSLIIQGEHRFVSRDDMRESVLALPEVGNFFALEVDRVQQQLQALPWVYSASVRKQWPDTLRVYIVEQPVAAFWNEQDLVNRHGEVFHADRGELELVSLSGPDEEAPRVLEEYQRLRMLLGEQGYRISRVHLTPRFSWELTLSDGVRLILGRDDIEARLQRFVNVYPGIAGRERVAYLDLRYDTGLAVGWKQDEETENDQERGTKSDRRA
- a CDS encoding D-alanine--D-alanine ligase, with protein sequence MMEQFGKVAVLFGGRSAEREVSLRSGAAVLAGLQRAGVDAHGVDTKDYPLARLKEEGFDRAFIVVHGRGGEDGTLQGALEHLGIPYTGSRVLGAALAMDKIRTKQVWRAMGLPTADFDIVRRKDFQPAMADALMARFGGPVFVKPSHEGSSIGMARAESAAELRAAIDAAFEFDDEVLLERFIDGDEYTVSILGERALPAIRLRTPHTFYDYSAKYQSGDTEYLCPCGLSEPEEQALGELCLQAFDAVAASGWGRVDLMRGRSGQWWLLEVNTVPGMTETSLVPKAARVAGLDFDQLVVRVLGMAD
- the murC gene encoding UDP-N-acetylmuramate--L-alanine ligase, which codes for MTKVELAKLRSMIPEMRRVRRIHFIGIGGAGMGGIAEVLANEGYAITGSDIAYNPVTDRLQAMGATIFLGHDAQQVAGASVVVVSTAIQADNPELLAARDLRIPVVRRAEMLAELMRFRHGVAVAGTHGKTTTTSLVASIYGEAELDPTFVIGGLLNSAGCNARLGSSRYLIAEADESDASFLHLQPMVSIVTNIEADHMDTYGGDFSKLEGTFVDFLHNLPFYGLAVLCIDDSVVRGLLPRIGRQFVTYGFNPEADYRVEDFQQSADHSTFRVCRPDGSCLDVQLNLPGRHNAQNAAAAIAVACEDGIEDGAILAALKKFEGVGRRFQQYGEFDTGRGRVKLVDDYGHHPSEVRATQNAVRAGWPERRLVTIYQPHRYTRTRDLYEDFVDVLSKSDVLILLEVYSAGESPIPGADSRALCRSIRSRGQEPIYVATPDEVPAVLAELMQEGDIVLTQGAGNVGALARKLGGLKLSAEAMKLQGEQ
- the murG gene encoding undecaprenyldiphospho-muramoylpentapeptide beta-N-acetylglucosaminyltransferase yields the protein MSNNKTLLVMAGGTGGHVFPGLAVADLLRDEGWTIHWLGTAERMEARLVPEHGYPLHTIDIAGVRGNGVKRLLAAPFKIANAVRQARSVLKQTRPDVVLGMGGFAAGPGGVAARLAGIPLVLHEQNAAAGMTNKLLARIASRVLMAFPGAFEQGEVVGNPVRPDVVALPAPAERIGTGVQPLRLLVVGGSLGAKILNDTLPEALAQVSAPVQVRHQCGKGNGEAVRAAYAAHGIKAEVSDFISDMAAAYGEADLVVCRAGALTVSEVAAAGLGAIFVPLPHAVDDHQTKNAQALVSEGAALLMPQQALTPAALAQQLEQLAGNRERLRDMAGRARQLAITDAAARVADCLRGLAT
- the ftsW gene encoding cell division protein FtsW, which codes for MTLLPSPRLDWLLRPSQGHIYDRQLVILSLALMAIGLVMVSSASIAEGIAVGSDPFYFVKRHGSFLLICLFLSTLVLQVPMARWQQFNAGFLVLALIMLMLVLVAGREINGSKRWLALGLFNVQPAEIAKLALFTFLAGFLVRKQDEVRGHWKGFLKPLAVMGIMSLLLLKQPDLGSVVVLFVTTLGMLFIAGARMGQFISLVTLGVALVAGLIAMAPYRMKRVTSFLNPWDDPFGSGYQLTQSLMAFGRGGWFGEGLGNSIQKLEYLPEAHTDFVFAILGEELGFTGVLLVLLLQCWLAFKALRIGQKVLLGGRQYEGYLAMGIGIWFSFQTVVNVGAASGLLPTKGLTLPLVSYGGSSLLVMSTAVAILVRIDFEWRRDHMQARQREVL